In Stomoxys calcitrans chromosome 2, idStoCalc2.1, whole genome shotgun sequence, the following proteins share a genomic window:
- the LOC106094554 gene encoding large ribosomal subunit protein eL27, with amino-acid sequence MRKIMKQNKIVIVLSGRYAGRKAIIVKTVDDGGQDKPFGHALVAGIDRYPRKVTKSMGKTKLKKKSKIKPFLKVLNYNHLMPTRYTASEITFDKLSPKDLKDPAKRKAHRFQTRVKFESSYKEGKNKWFFQKLRF; translated from the coding sequence ATGAGGAAGATTATGAAGCAAAACAAAATCGTAATTGTCCTTAGTGGACGTTACGCCGGCCGCAAGGCCATCATTGTCAAGACTGTCGATGATGGTGGACAGGACAAACCATTCGGTCATGCTTTGGTTGCTGGTATCGACAGATACCCCCGCAAGGTCACCAAGAGCATGGGCAAgaccaagttgaagaagaagTCCAAGATCAAGCCCTTCTTGAAGGTATTGAACTACAATCACTTGATGCCTACTCGTTACACCGCCAGCGAAATCACTTTCGACAAGCTGTCCCCCAAGGACTTGAAGGATCCCGCCAAGAGGAAAGCACACCGTTTCCAGACTCGCGTCAAATTCGAGTCCTCCTACAAGGAAGGCAAGAACAAGTGGTTCTTCCAAAAGTTGCGTTTCTAA